From a single Entelurus aequoreus isolate RoL-2023_Sb linkage group LG12, RoL_Eaeq_v1.1, whole genome shotgun sequence genomic region:
- the cnga1b gene encoding cGMP-gated cation channel alpha-1, producing MARVAPLDPPNLGLEDMEGESDLAVADRRVKLLFNINNSNNKKEKKKKKKEKKNKEKKKEEKEEKETKEAVVQEITVVDPAGNTYYHWLFIITVPVMYNWTIIIARACFEELQTDYVLYWFLLDFCCDLLYLADMVFRTRTGYLEQGLLVKDQQKLRERYSKSFQFKLDLLSMIPTDVLYVILGLNYPEIRLNKLLRFNRMLEFFQRTETRTSYPNALRISNLVMYIVIIIHWNACLYYSFSKAIGFGSDRFVYPNPADPEFGRLVRKYAYSMYWSTLTLTTIGETPPPVENSEYFFVVTDFLVGVLIFATIVGNVGSMITNMNAARADFQARIDAIKQYMSFRKVTKDLEKRVIKWFDFLWTNKKAVDEREVLKFLPDKLRAEIAINVHLDTLKKVRIFADCEAGLLVELVLKLQPQVYSPGDYICKKGDIGREMYIIKEGKLAVVADDGIKQFVVLSDGSYFGEISILAIKGSKAGNRRTANIRSIGYSDLFCLSKDDLMEALTEYPDAKALLEEKGRQILMKDGLLDLEVAAQGPDPKEMEEKVDRMTCTLDVLQTRYARLLAEHEATHSKLKHRINKLERKLPPPHPVQPDHAPTPTPETQPSK from the exons ATGGCCAGGGTGGCGCCGCTAGACCCGCCCAACCTGGGTCTTGAGGATATGGAAGGCGAGTCGGACTTGGCTGTGGCGGACAG GCGTGTCAAACTTTTGTTTAAcatcaacaacagcaacaacaa gaaggaaaagaagaagaaaaagaaagagaaGAAAAA caaggagaagaagaaagaggagaaGGAAGAGAAGGAGACGAAGGAGGCAGT TGTGCAAGAGATCACTGTCGTGGACCCGGCAGGAAACACGTATTATCACTGGCTGTTCATCATCACGGTTCCTGTTATGTACAACTGGACCATCATCATCGCCAG GGCTTGCTTTGAGGAACTGCAGACGGACTATGTGCTGTACTGGTTCCTTTTGGATTTTTGCTGCGATTTGCTGTACCTCGCCGACATGGTCTTCAGAACTAGGACGG GCTACCTGGAGCAGGGTCTTCTCGTGAAGGACCAGCAGAAGCTGCGTGAGCGCTACTCGAAGAGCTTCCAGTTCAAATTGGACCTGCTCTCTATGATCCCTACTGATGTTCTGTATGTTATTCTTGGCCTCAACTACCCTGAGATCCGCCTCAACAAGCTGCTGAGGTTCAACAG GATGCTGGAGTTCTTCCAAAGGACTGAGACCAGAACTAGCTACCCTAATGCGCTGCGAATCTCCAACCTGGTCATGTATATCGTCATCATCATCCACTGGAATGCCTGCCTCTATTACTCCTTTTCCAAGGCCATTG GTTTTGGTTCGGACAGGTTTGTTTATCCTAACCCGGCAGATCCAGAGTTTGGACGCCTGGTAAGAAAGTACGCCTACAGCATGTACTGGTCCACGCTGACGCTCACCACAATCGGCGAAACTCCACCCCCTGTCGAGAACTCTGAGTACTTCTTTGTGGTCACCGACTTTTTG GTAGGTGTGCTGATATTTGCCACCATCGTGGGTAACGTGGGCTCCATGATCACCAACATGAACGCTGCCCGCGCCGACTTCCAAGCCCGCATCGACGCCATTAAGCAGTACATGAGCTTCCGCAAG GTAACCAAGGACCTGGAGAAGCGCGTCATCAAGTGGTTCGACTTCCTGTGGACCAACAAGAAAGCGGTAGACGAACGGGAGGTGCTCAAGTTCCTTCCAGACAAACTGAGAGCGGAGATCGCCATCAACGTACACCTGGACACGCTTAAGAAG GTGCGTATCTTCGCCGACTGCGAGGCGGGGCTGCTGGTGGAGCTGGTGTTGAAGCTACAGCCTCAGGTCTACAGTCCCGGGGACTACATCTGCAAGAAGGGCGACATCGGTCGTGAGATGTACATCATCAAGGAGGGAAAGCTTGCCGTGGTGGCCGACGACGGCATCAAACAGTTTGTGGTCCTCAGTGATGGAAGCTACTTTGGGGAAATCAGCATCCTGGCCATCAAAG GCAGTAAAGCAGGAAACAGACGGACAGCAAACATCCGGAGCATCGGTTACTCCGACCTTTTCTGCCTTTCTAAAGATGACCTGATGGAGGCGCTAACTGAGTACCCTGATGCCAAAGCCTTGCTGGAGGAGAAGGGGAGACAGATCCTAATGAAGGACGGTCTGCTGGATCTGGAG GTTGCGGCACAGGGTCCTGACCCTAAGGAGATGGAGGAGAAGGTAGACCGAATGACTTGCACCCTCGACGTACTGCAGACACGTTACGCTCGTCTTTTGGCGGAACACGAAGCCACTCACAGCAAGCTCAAGCATCGCATCAACAAACTGGAAAGGAAGTTACCGCCGCCCCACCCTGTCCAGCCAGACCATGCGCCAACCCCAACACCTGAAACACAGCCCAGCAAATGA